The Candidatus Mycolicibacterium alkanivorans genome contains a region encoding:
- the nifB gene encoding nitrogenase cofactor biosynthesis protein NifB has protein sequence MNPIPLTVITPDHANKPASSSGCKSKTSCGASGPVDDPELKEKIANHPCYSAEAHQYYARMHVAVAPACNIQCNYCNRKYDCANESRPGVTSTLLSPEDAVAKVKHVASEIKQMSVLGIAGPGDPLANPRETFRTLEQVAKDCPDIKLCLSTNGLRLPDFVDRIADLNVDHVTITINMVDPEVGEQIYPWVAYRGKRYTGRDASKLLSERQLEGLAALTERKILAKINSVMIPGVNDDHLVEVSRTVKSMGAFLHNVMPLVSAPEHGTVFGLAGQRGPSPQELKALQDRCADDDGAEMNMMRHCRQCRADAVGLLGEDRSDEFGPETYAGGEVTYDMEGRQKVHAEIERWREEVRSTREALKIETEGSRPDRVVLVAVATKGSGVVNQHFGHADEFWIYEAAPGWAKLVQTRSVERFCTGPSECGEDESVLDKTIRMLSDCQAVLCSKIGPEPRDALEAAGIEAIEAYDMIEQAVAAAGARLISEVSVP, from the coding sequence ATGAATCCCATTCCTTTGACGGTCATCACGCCGGATCACGCCAACAAGCCGGCGTCGAGCAGCGGGTGTAAGAGCAAGACCAGTTGTGGTGCCAGCGGCCCGGTCGACGACCCGGAGCTCAAGGAGAAGATCGCCAACCATCCCTGCTACAGCGCCGAGGCCCACCAGTACTACGCCCGCATGCACGTGGCCGTCGCACCCGCCTGCAACATCCAGTGCAACTACTGCAACCGGAAATACGACTGCGCCAACGAAAGCCGGCCAGGCGTCACCAGCACGCTGCTGTCCCCCGAGGACGCCGTCGCGAAGGTCAAACACGTGGCCAGCGAGATCAAGCAGATGAGTGTGCTGGGCATCGCCGGACCTGGTGACCCGCTAGCCAACCCCAGAGAGACCTTCCGCACTCTCGAGCAGGTGGCCAAGGACTGCCCGGACATCAAACTGTGCCTGTCCACCAACGGCCTGCGGCTGCCCGACTTCGTGGACCGCATCGCCGACCTCAACGTCGACCACGTCACCATCACCATCAACATGGTCGATCCCGAAGTGGGCGAACAGATCTACCCGTGGGTGGCCTACCGGGGCAAGCGCTACACCGGGCGCGACGCTTCGAAGCTGCTGTCCGAACGTCAGCTCGAAGGGCTGGCCGCGCTGACCGAACGCAAGATCCTGGCCAAGATCAACTCGGTGATGATCCCCGGCGTCAACGACGACCACCTCGTCGAGGTGTCCCGGACGGTCAAGTCCATGGGAGCGTTCCTGCACAACGTGATGCCGCTGGTGTCCGCGCCCGAGCATGGCACGGTCTTCGGGCTCGCCGGCCAGCGTGGGCCCAGCCCACAGGAACTCAAGGCGCTACAGGACCGTTGCGCCGACGACGACGGCGCCGAGATGAACATGATGCGCCACTGCCGGCAGTGCCGCGCCGACGCCGTGGGCCTGCTCGGCGAGGACCGCAGCGACGAGTTCGGCCCGGAGACCTACGCCGGCGGGGAGGTCACCTACGACATGGAAGGCCGCCAGAAGGTGCACGCCGAGATCGAACGCTGGCGTGAGGAGGTCCGATCCACCCGGGAGGCCCTCAAGATCGAGACCGAAGGCAGTCGGCCCGACAGGGTCGTGCTGGTCGCGGTGGCCACGAAGGGCAGCGGGGTGGTCAACCAGCACTTCGGGCATGCCGACGAGTTCTGGATCTACGAGGCCGCTCCGGGCTGGGCCAAGCTGGTGCAGACCCGCAGCGTCGAACGGTTCTGCACCGGACCGTCCGAATGCGGCGAAGATGAATCGGTACTGGACAAGACCATTCGGATGCTCTCGGACTGCCAGGCGGTGCTGTGCAGCAAGATCGGCCCCGAGCCGCGCGACGCACTCGAGGCTGCCGGGATCGAGGCCATCGAGGCCTACGACATGATCGAACAGGCTGTCGCCGCCGCTGGCGCCAGGCTGATCTCGGAGGTGTCGGTGCCATGA
- a CDS encoding nitrogen fixation protein NifZ, with amino-acid sequence MNAYDVGDLVTATKDLRNDGTYPELGIEIGQVLVPEGCNGEVLNVGVYLQEHIIYAVAFENGRIVGCMERELVPTATVSSGAD; translated from the coding sequence GTGAATGCCTACGACGTCGGTGACCTGGTCACCGCGACCAAAGACCTGCGCAACGACGGCACCTACCCCGAACTCGGTATCGAGATCGGACAGGTGCTGGTACCCGAGGGCTGCAACGGCGAAGTTCTCAATGTGGGCGTGTACCTGCAGGAGCACATCATCTACGCGGTTGCGTTCGAGAACGGCCGGATCGTCGGCTGCATGGAGCGCGAACTCGTACCAACCGCAACTGTTTCGAGTGGAGCGGACTGA
- the nifW gene encoding nitrogenase-stabilizing/protective protein NifW, with product MTTATDGLAAFRQCETAEDYFAFFGLSYDPAVVNVNRLHILKHFARQLADLHAHRSAPEPTEQILADYRDALVAAYQAFTTGTALEHRVFKVLQDHAPRAFVPIGEVTVRTTEGRK from the coding sequence ATGACCACCGCGACCGACGGTCTCGCCGCATTCCGCCAGTGCGAGACCGCCGAGGACTACTTCGCATTCTTCGGCCTGAGCTACGACCCGGCGGTGGTGAACGTCAACCGGCTGCACATCCTCAAGCACTTCGCCCGCCAGCTGGCCGATCTGCACGCGCACCGCAGCGCCCCCGAACCCACCGAACAGATCCTGGCCGACTATCGCGACGCCTTGGTCGCCGCGTATCAGGCGTTCACCACCGGCACCGCACTGGAGCACCGCGTATTCAAGGTGCTTCAGGATCACGCCCCGCGGGCGTTCGTGCCGATCGGCGAGGTCACCGTGCGGACAACGGAGGGCCGCAAGTGA
- a CDS encoding CCE_0567 family metalloprotein yields MTNPERAEEIRAELKKLKYSAMQLKLDLHDLAEDLPIDWERLPAVAARTFDTYSAIAGLERELAQGATT; encoded by the coding sequence GTGACGAATCCTGAACGCGCCGAGGAGATCCGCGCGGAGCTGAAGAAACTCAAGTACTCGGCGATGCAGCTGAAGCTGGATCTGCACGACCTTGCCGAGGATCTGCCCATCGACTGGGAACGCCTCCCGGCCGTTGCGGCCCGGACCTTCGACACCTACTCGGCGATCGCCGGGCTGGAACGCGAACTGGCCCAGGGAGCGACGACATGA
- a CDS encoding NifX-associated nitrogen fixation protein: MSNFLQDLIDQQRAGDTYGQLDRLADEHMLRPFLVSRENKNEIAVNCDVDAATEARLRSFYQAVAAGIERATGRYTTVVLDLSHEGFGRVIVFAGRLVVVSDVLRDAQRFGFASPEKLAARGDQLVAAGIEAIDRFKEAAGDES, translated from the coding sequence GTGAGCAACTTTCTGCAGGACCTGATCGACCAGCAGCGAGCCGGAGATACCTACGGTCAGCTCGACCGGCTCGCCGACGAGCACATGCTGCGGCCTTTCCTCGTATCCCGTGAGAACAAGAACGAGATCGCGGTCAACTGCGACGTCGATGCGGCCACTGAGGCGCGGCTGCGGTCGTTCTATCAGGCGGTTGCGGCCGGCATCGAACGGGCCACCGGACGCTACACCACCGTGGTACTCGATCTGAGCCACGAGGGATTCGGCCGGGTGATCGTGTTCGCCGGGCGCCTCGTGGTGGTGTCCGACGTGCTGCGCGACGCGCAGCGGTTCGGCTTCGCCTCGCCGGAAAAGCTTGCCGCCCGGGGTGATCAGTTGGTCGCGGCCGGCATCGAAGCCATCGACCGGTTCAAGGAGGCCGCCGGTGACGAATCCTGA